ATTGCTGtactctggtcccatcaccctCTACTCTCTCTCCCCCTGTTCCAGTGTTTCCTTGGGTTTCCGTCTCCAAACCTGAGCGGTAAAGGATGGGGGGAAAGAGGAGTTTCTCATTGCACCAAGAAGCACTGCTTCCAGGGCTGCAGCTCTGAAAAACCTCTGCCACCTTCTCAGGCCTGGTTGCTCACAGCCCCGGAAGCAATGCCGGCAGAGGGCAAGCCTTCCACTTGCGGCTTCTGGCAGCTGCACCACAGGGGTGGAAGCCTGGAGTTGGGCTCTGAAGGCTTAATTTCTACCCTGACTTTTCCACTGACGATTTGAGAAGGCTCCACGTGGAAAGGCCCACAAAGCCTCTGTAACCCTTCAAGTCCATAGATGGAGACGTGGGGCCAACAGAGGTAGGACCCTGCCTGCCCACTGCTGCTCCCTGGGAGGGGGCTGCCTGCGCAGATCAGGACACACAGCTTCCCAGCAGGAGAGTTTCCCCTCTGATGCGAGGGTTCTCCGACCCACAGACAAGATGCCATGGTCCTCAGCTCTCTCCCCGATGCCCGCCTTCCAGGAGTTGTCTCCCGGCCGGCCGTGGAATCAGGACCTCTGCACAGGGCCACTGCTCTGGTCCACGAGGCCAGGCTCCCTCCTCTCTGTGCCGAGCTATGCTGGCTGGTGAGAGCAGCTCCACCCAAAGGGTCCTGGTTATGCGAGTCCTCTGTCCCCGGGAGGTGGAGGGGGCGATGCGGAGGAGCAGAGGGGCAAAGACAAGTGGGGACAACAGCAGCAGGGTCAGAAGAGGGTGGCAGCATCTCAGACCACAGCCGAGGAGGAGGATGGGGACGCCGAGGAGGCGGCCGAAGAGGACGCCGAGGACGGACTATTCCAGAACAGCCAGCGCCGCTTGGGCTGCCGCTTCAGGTGCAGATAGTCCTCCTTCTCGCGCTCCTTCCGGGCCCGCTGGTAGTGGTCTTCCTCCTTCAGGTACCAGACGGGTGGCCACCGGTGTTTCTCGAAATACTGCTGGTTTTCTGGGGCAGAACGACAGTAGGGCTGGGTGAGGAAGGtgcaggaggaggggcagagggactcccacccctgccccactgcCCTGGAACACGCCTCTGGTCCTCCTAGGCCCACATGCCAACCCCTGGGGACCAGAAGAGGAAGCCCTGACTTCACTTAGCCCCCAAAGAGAGTCAGCTGCCCAGGGAGTGGAGCCGACGGTCCACACTAGGGAAAGGCATTTCCACTTGCGTTTTTCTTCAAGTCAGAGGGAAGATCCTATCAAGGCTCGGAGAATAAAGCAGGCTGCgacaagggaggagggagaaatggCGAGAAGAGCTGTGGGCAAGAAGATGCTCGGCCTGGCTGGGGGGACAGCAGATGCAGCTGGCAGAGCTGAGGTTCTGAGAGGGGAGGTGCGGGGGGTGGGGCTGTGCAGGAGGTCAGATGGCAGGGAAGGCTAGGCTGAGGGCTTTGGACTTGTTCTAGAAGGTGTGTGGGCTCCACGGAAGTTTGGGACCAGGGCAGTGAGGCAGTTGGAGCTGTGCTTTGGAAAGAAAATGCTAGAAGGGTGACGAGGAGAGAGCAGGAGTGGGAGAACTGGTGGAGCGCTGGCGGGAGGAGGGTCACAGCAACGCAGACGGTGCCCCGTGAAGGCCACGCGGGGGAGGCCAGCCACACCTCTCCCTGGATCCCATGGGTCCCGGATCCCTGGACTCCTGTCAGGCCCCCGGACCTGAGACATCAATTAAGCAGAGACCAAGCGGCAGGGACCCCAGAGGATACCCAGATCTGTGTTGTCCAAGCTGTGACTTGTGCCCGTTCCTAGGTTATGAACTTAATGTCATGAGTcatgaacagtattaaaaacAGATGATAAATTTTTCACTATGTGGACTAGGTCACAAGATAAAATGTAATTcttgataacctagaggggtggaatgtgggaatgggagggaggctcaagtgggagcggatatatgtataattatggctgatttgtattGTTGTTTGATAAGAAAACAACCAACACTGTAAaagttaacaaacaaacaaaaatgtattttttattgtggAGTTTGGTCCACAAACATCTGAAAAAATACCACCTCTAGTCTGACTCAACCTGTGAAAAGCAGAAGCTCAGAGGGGCAGAATGAATTGCCCAAGGTCTCCGGCGGGCAAGGGCAGGGAGGCTGCCCTCCACATCAGCTCTTTTTCCAGGACCCCCTCCGCTGGGCTGGGTGCATGTTTGCAGGCTACGCCCCACCCACAGGGGTCTTTGGCAGCCTCTGGGCGCCCTGGGGTCAGGTCAGAGGCTTGGACCCAAGGAGAGGGAGGTGACAAATGCCGCTGGGGATGCTCACCTGGGGACATGGCCTTCATGTCTCGGGGGAACTTGCGACACACGTTGTTGTAGTTGGTGCAGATGTGGTGAAGACACCAGTCAGCCAACTGGGACGCACAGTGGAACTGGGAACAGACAGGAGCATGTCTGTGCTGGGACCCCTGGGCCAAGGTCTGCACACAGATGTCTACTTTTGCCTTCAGAGCCAGAGCTTTGGCACAGGTGGGCAAAGGCCCTGAGTCACAAAGAACCCACCTCGAGAGGCAAGGCCACACAAAACCATGACGGAATGACATACATGATGAACCTGGCACATCTTGTCATTCCAGAGCATCAGAAAGCTCCTCTGGAGACTCCGCAGCCAACTTGAAGAGATTTCTACAGGTTAAAGGAGCAGTAGAGTATCTGAGTTTCCATAAAGCTAATTGCAGTGATTTAAAACCGACAGCTGCAATCAAAATTGccggagaaacatcaataacctcagatatgcagatggcaccacccttatggcagaaagcgaagaagaacgaaagaacctcttgatgaaagtgaaagaggagagtgaacaagttggcttaaaactcaacattccgaaaactaagatcgtggcatctggtcccatcacttcatggcaaacatgtggggaaacaatggaaatactgagagactttattttggggggctccaaaatcactgcagatggtgactgatgcCGTGAAATTAgcagatgcctgctccttggaagaaaagctatgaccaacctagacagcatattaaaaagaggagagattactttaccaacaaaggtccatctggttgaagctatggttttcccagtagtcatgtatgggtgagagagttggactgtgaagaaagctgagtgctgaagaatcgatgcttttgaactgtggtgttggagaagactcttgagagtcccttgggctgcaaggagatccaaccagtccattctaaaggagatcagccctgggtgttctttggagggaatgatgctaaagctgaagctccagtattttggccacctcatgagaagaggtgactcattagaaaagactctgatgctgggagagattgggggcaggaagagaaagggatgacagagaatgagatggctgggtggcattaccaactcgatggatgtgagttcacacttctgagtgaactccaggagatttgatggacagggaggcctggcgtgctacaatgcatggggtcacaaagagttggacacgactgagccactgaactgaactgaagaaacaacAATTGAAAGAAAAACTTTCCAAAATTTTGAACAATTTTGGATGAAGGAATATCTTTTCTTTAAGTTGaggtattgttgatttacaataatttgtttgtttaaggtgtacagcaaagtgattcagtgattcaGCCTCTCAGGTGCTTCCTTGGACAAAATTCATTCCCTTTGGGAGACCCGTGAGCCGTGCCCTCAACTCAGAACAGCTAAGAATCCTGAATACGCAAAGCAGCATGTGGTGGTGCTTGAGGGGGTTTTTAGACTGAATAAATTATTCTAACATGATACGAGAACCAAACCCAGAGGTCAAGAGAAGATCTCCTAACCTATCTTCAAACAGGAGGCCCTGCTCCCTTGAATGTGGGTGGGTGAAACAGCGCTTGGGAAGGGAAGAGGTGTGTCATGAATATTTTGCCTGCAGAGGACAAAGTGGTGTGTAGAGAGGATGTGCAGGCCCGTCCCAGGACACTGAGCACAGGGACACAGTGACTGGactctcagccctgctcttggGGCATGGCACTGTCTCCACCGCTGACACAGGGGGAACAGCTCACAGGTGTCCTGGAGAGTATGGTCACAGGATCTGGACCTGGCCAATCGGTGTGTTCTATCCCCCCTGGCCACCGTGATTGGCTCAGGACTGGTGCGGTGACCAATCGGGGCCCAGGGCCGGGCCTCACGCTGGAATCAAGGGAAGAGGGGCTCGCCTTCTGCCagaaggggtggggctgggtgagGTCAGGCTCCAGCAGTGCGAGGGGCGTGAGGTCAGCCTGGGGCAGTTGGTGACCTTCCTGAGCCCATCAGGGCAGAGCTGCTGGCCTGAGAATGAGGGTGCTGCTGAGCCCAGGGGTTGAGAGCGCTGGTTCCTGCTGTGGTCCCGGAGCTCCACCTGAAACCAGAGGGAAGCCGACTGTCTGAGAGTCCTCTCCTGCTTGTCTGTCAGCTTGTTTGAACCACACTGGGTGTTCTGTCCAGCTGGCTAAGTGGAGCCCCTGGAAATGCAGCtgtgtgggttttggctggcttTAGGGAAGAAATGCCAGATGACACTTGGAGACTCCAGTTTAATCAGGATTCAGGTCATAGCtcttgaaaatgaagtgaaagtccctcatttGTGtatgattcttgtgaccccataggctatacagttcatggaattctccaggccagaatactggagtgggtagcctttcccttctccaggggatcttcctagtccacagattgaacccaggtctcttgcaaagcaggcagattctttactagctgagccacaagagaagccaatgaatactggagtgggtagcctgtcccttctgcaATAGATCAGGATCaggattcccaacccaggattcagacctgggactcctgcatggcaagaggattctttaccagctgagctatcagggaagcccagtatctctTAAGGCCAGCTATTCATTGATGTCTCTTAAGGCCAGCTATTAATTGTAGGATTACCCTAATTAAGGTAGCAACCTGCTAAGGTAGCAATCGATGTCTTTTCTAGAGGACAAAACTGGGGCTCAAAGCAGGGGGTAACAGGTAACACAGCTACAGCAAGGAAGTGTGTACCTAGACAAAATCCCCAGATCCTGCTGTTAGAACTCAGGGAAACCATATGGTGTGGCTCGTCCATGTGACAGGGGGTAAGGCACCCAGCCCACACTGGATGCTGTGGGGACCTGACTTGCTAACTGCCTTCTGGCAGCTCTGAGACTCACAAAAGCAATTGGCACTGAAGAGAGGAAGGACACCTCCCTTCATCCGCCCCACCAGCACCCTCCGGGCACTCCCACACCCTGCCCCCTTTCTCTTGCTTTGTGAGGGAATAAGAGTCACACTCATGTGACCACATTGGCTGTCCACTGTTCACAAGCTACCTACTGGAGCTGCTACAGGAAAGGCCACGAGCCTTTGCCCCTGAGTACCTCTCTTTCCTTTGCACCGTGGGAGCCCTCCTCCACACCTGCACACCAGAGGCCTTTTCTGAGACCTGTAGGGACCCTCCCTCAGTTTGCAACAGGTTGCATCCATCGCTGTCCTTTCAATGCCTCCCTTGAAGCTCAGCTCATGAGCTCCTTTGTCTGCATCATGGCCCACCTGGCTGCCACGGGAGGGACAGAGCTGACAATGAATCCAAAGCTCGGATCTCACAGCCGGGAATCTTTGTAGAAAGGACCTGATTATTCACGCTGTAGAGGCTGTAGTAGGTTCCAGGTCTCTGTAACCAGGGCTTGGGCCAAAGTGACTCCACAGCTGTTTTAATGCCTGGGGAGGGTTCTGGCtatagtgggggtggggtgagtctCCTGAGATTCTGAAGGCTCCCTGTGTGCAGGTTCATGgtgcagagagaagagaaggcagagtCCTTCCCTGGAGGTGGTCACAGCTCATGGATGAgccagacaggcaggcagggcaCGATAGCACCTGAGATGCCTTCATGAGTGAATGGTgtgggggcagaggaagagaatcaGGTCTGCTCCCTTATGTGGTGCCCAGGGCAGGTTGTCACCAGAGTAAGCACTTACTATGGTGATGACCGTCACTGCTGTCTGCAAAGGGTTTACgttggtgtgtgtctgtgtctgagcAGTCAGGCCACCTCTAAACGACACAGGCCATGGGCATTGCCTCTCCTTAGAACGTGATATGTTTCGTCTCTTccttcctgaacattcattgccaAGAGGGTTTTGGGGCCACATGGATGTTGGGTGTTTCTCTAGCTTTGTCTCAGGAGGAATGATTTTCTGGTTGTTGGTGTGATTTGTTTTCCCAGCTCCCTTTCTTGGCTTATTTTGTGAATTTGTTTCTGCCAGAGGAAGAGCTTAGGAACTGCCTTCTGGCTGATGTGCGACACTTACCGCAGCAACGCCGACCTGGATATCCTGATCACATTTGCCAAAAGGGCTTTGTTTGCAGAAGACATCTTGAAAGTACCTACACTGTCCTTTCAGATACCCAAAGgctatttgaaatgaaataaaaaacaagaattcTCAAGTTGACTCTTCCAATATGTGGggagtcagaaaaatcccctggagaagggaaacactacccactccagtattctggcctagacaaTTCCTCGGagtgtataggccatggggtcgcaaagaatcagacaaaatcggatgactgaacaacaacagcaatgaagTTTCATCATTTGTCAAACAGATACCAACAGTATTTGCACgactgtgtgcatgttcagttgctcattcgtgtccagctctttgcagccctgtggcctGTAGCACTCAAgatcctctatccgtggaatttttcaggcaagaatactgaaatggattgccatttcctcctccaggggatcttccccacccagggattgaacccaggtctcctgcatttcaaaatctacattggctggcaggttcttttctgctgagccatctgggaaacaaGTCATTACATCACTGGGTTATTCTAAAGTACTTAACTTAGAGTCTGGCACTCGTGAAATTCTCACTGGTGATGTGAACATTCAGGCATATATCATTATTGCTCATATGATAATGGAATGGCCATGCTCaccaaggagaaagaagagacttTCCAAGTCCAGTTAAATCCTTCTCCACACGTATCTTCTTTAAAACTTCTGAATTTGAAATAAACATCAAGCATAAAGACATTGGTTATGGCCACCAGGAAAGATCCAGTTGTACTAAGAAGTGAGGAGGCTTCTTCCAGTTCCAACATGCATGTtttgtttccccagcaccacccaGCACTTCTGTGACAGCAGCTGGGTTTCCTGCAACTTAAGTCAGCGTGGACACTGCCTATCAGGGGGTAGTTCCAAACCCCACAGGTTAAAGGCCCAGCCCTACAAGACTCTCCTCCCACTCCAGCCATCTTTTGCAAGCCCAGATTGTCACCTGCACTCTGACCCACTGGCTACCGGTTCAGAGGTTCTAATGACTTTGGGTTCTATTAATTTGTCGAGTGGTCAcggaactcagagaaacatgttGCCTAGTAGATCACAGCCTTATTGTAAAAGGTAATAAACTCAGGAACAGCAGATGGAGGGGGATACATAGGACAGGGTGTGTCGGGGGGAGGCACGGAACTTCACTCTCTCCGAGCCTCACTTTCCCCAAATCTGCATGTGTTCCTCAAGCCAGAAGCTGTCCAGACCCTGTTTGGGGGTTTTTATGGAGGAGTCATCACACCAGCACAATTGATTCAGTCACTGGCTGTTGTGATTGCTTCAACCAGAAGCGCTTCGGGCTTTCCCAAACATGgtcaggggaggggtggggcgggggagggaccGGAAATTCCAATCTTCTAACCATGTGCTTAGATACCCTGGAAGGCAGCGCCCCTCTTTGGAAAGGAGGCACTCTCTGAAAAGTCACCTCATTCACCTAACAAGAGTCACCTTGACTGCTCTCCCCACTTAGGTAATTCCCAGAGTTTTAGGAGCTTTGTGCCAGGACCGGGGGCAAAGACCAAACATGTATTTCTTCTTATTAATACAAATCACAAGGTCACAGTGACCCCAAATTTCAGTGATAATTTGGTTCAATAGCCTTAAAAGTTTTTCAGCAGTTGATtggacctttttaaaaaaaaattctggggcCACACCTCCAGGCATGcggtgatcttagttccccaaccagggattgaacccacactccctgcattggaaggcagagtgttaaccgctggaccaccagggaagtctctgattgGGCCCTTTATAGGTGAAACTGTTATTGGCATCAACTAAATGGATCACAATTTCCAAAAGCTGGAGCTGAGCATGAGCCATCTGCCTGTGGTGTCTTCAGATCGTTACCGACTTTTCCATGGCCCCTGCAACCCCGAGCTTTCCCCTGAGATGAGTCAGGCCCCAGGAAGCCTGTTGCCTGCCCCTGCTCGAGACCA
Above is a genomic segment from Capra hircus breed San Clemente unplaced genomic scaffold, ASM170441v1, whole genome shotgun sequence containing:
- the LOC108634724 gene encoding uncharacterized protein LOC108634724, which encodes MKAPNNDSDDNEEEEVKGAEIQVSVPDSGLYPVYFYWLCSATRKDPKYNPPSPWRFLSMLVKKQCLGHIPGKTRSAVYVELRDHSRNQRSQPLGSAAPSFSGQQLCPDGLRKVTNCPRLTSPLALKAKVDICVQTLAQGSQHRHAPVCSQFHCASQLADWCLHHICTNYNNVCRKFPRDMKAMSPENQQYFEKHRWPPVWYLKEEDHYQRARKEREKEDYLHLKRQPKRRWLFWNSPSSASSSAASSASPSSSSAVV